The Henckelia pumila isolate YLH828 chromosome 2, ASM3356847v2, whole genome shotgun sequence genome includes a window with the following:
- the LOC140880973 gene encoding E3 ubiquitin-protein ligase RING1-like, translated as MSSAGTIGAAAAPLLYFCYQCERQVSITPPPSPDADLVCPICQGGFLEESDTAPPSNPNNAVPNRFFDDGFPPFPFIFSSASGRGGLETFDDLSSLFGDRSPNEFNPYAFLNNYINNLQARGANIQLVFETPGGGGPGGGGVDFRLPTNLGDYFMGPGLEQLIQQLAENDPNRYGTPPASKSAVEGLPDIKINEEMLVSDSSQCAVCKDSFELNEEAKQMPCKHIYHKDCIVPWLELHNSCPVCRYELPTDDQDYENRKTGQLNDNGRRNSDISSNIGLGSGGGSLENIFDDDNTNPQTPRTVERRFRISFPWLFRGFGSPAETSNGGGGGAGSSDGGNTNNSNSGASNPNSGGGGRGQANEEDLD; from the coding sequence ATGTCTTCGGCGGGAACTATCGGCGCCGCCGCCGCTCCGCTGCTGTATTTCTGCTACCAATGCGAACGGCAAGTCAGCATCACACCCCCGCCGTCTCCAGATGCGGATCTTGTTTGCCCGATCTGCCAAGGTGGGTTTTTGGAGGAATCGGACACCGCTCCTCCATCAAACCCTAATAACGCTGTCCCTAACCGCTTTTTCGACGACGGTTTCCCGCCTTTCCCCTTTATCTTCTCCTCTGCCTCCGGCCGAGGCGGATTAGAGACGTTTGACGACCTGTCTTCTCTTTTCGGGGACCGATCCCCCAACGAGTTTAATCCGTATGCTTTTCTGAATAACTACATCAATAATTTACAGGCGAGGGGGGCGAATATTCAGCTTGTGTTTGAAACACCTGGAGGAGGTGGACCAGGTGGTGGAGGGGTCGACTTTAGGCTTCCAACGAATTTGGGGGATTATTTTATGGGGCCTGGTTTGGAGCAATTGATACAGCAGCTTGCGGAGAATGATCCAAATCGTTATGGGACACCTCCTGCTTCGAAATCTGCTGTGGAGGGATTGCCGGATATAAAAATTAACGAGGAGATGTTGGTGTCGGATTCATCTCAATGTGCTGTTTGTAAAGATAGTTTTGAGTTGAATGAGGAGGCTAAACAGATGCCTTGCAAACATATTTACCACAAGGATTGTATAGTGCCTTGGCTTGAGCTACATAACTCTTGTCCGGTTTGTCGATATGAGTTGCCTACTGATGACCAAGATTATGAGAACCGAAAAACAGGGCAGTTGAATGATAATGGTAGAAGGAACAGTGATATCAGTAGTAATATAGGTTTGGGGTCTGGTGGTGGAAGTCTGGAGAACATTTTTGATGATGATAACACCAATCCACAGACACCAAGGACAGTGGAAAGGAGGTTTAGGATATCATTCCCATGGCTTTTTAGAGGATTTGGTTCACCAGCAGAGACAAGCAATGGTGGGGGTGGAGGAGCTGGGAGCAGCGATGGAGGGAACACCAACAATAGTAACAGcggagcttccaatcccaaCTCAGGTGGAGGGGGAAGAGGACAGGCTAATGAGGAGGACCTCGACTGA